A genomic region of Methanothermobacter thermautotrophicus str. Delta H contains the following coding sequences:
- a CDS encoding glycosyltransferase family 2 protein: MPETYIITPNLNGVSFLEVYFRSLLRQTYEDFRVVFIDNGSSDGSVDFIKSNFSEYLGDRIILIENHENLGFAASNNQGIRIALDDPQCRYVVCLNNDTEVLPDFIENLILAAGDDERVGSVQARMIWGQNRKLIDSAGLEYSLNGLGFNRGAYEPVENFNERARILGCCAGACLYRREALEDVEVDAEYFDEDFFAYYEDFDLALRLRSAGWDSLYAPDATVYHYKGGTNPFISDFTVYHNWRNYTWTFIKNMPADLLLMCLPLFVLTEIIQVLLNIKRGKLIILRAKYDAYRGLGRVIRKRRALKRVPESEIKEYLTMRWSVKVPSPQED; the protein is encoded by the coding sequence ATGCCAGAAACCTACATCATAACACCCAACCTCAACGGGGTATCCTTCCTCGAGGTGTATTTCAGGTCTCTTCTCAGACAGACCTATGAAGACTTCAGGGTGGTCTTCATTGACAACGGTTCATCGGATGGTTCAGTGGACTTTATAAAGAGTAACTTCAGTGAATACCTCGGTGACAGGATAATATTGATCGAAAACCATGAAAATCTGGGGTTCGCTGCATCAAACAATCAGGGGATCAGGATAGCCCTTGATGACCCCCAATGCAGGTATGTGGTATGCCTCAATAATGACACGGAGGTTCTTCCAGATTTTATAGAGAATCTTATACTGGCGGCCGGAGACGATGAGAGGGTGGGGAGTGTGCAGGCCAGGATGATATGGGGACAGAACAGAAAACTCATAGACTCTGCCGGCCTTGAATACTCCCTGAATGGTCTTGGATTCAACAGGGGCGCATATGAACCAGTTGAAAATTTCAATGAAAGGGCCAGAATCCTGGGTTGCTGTGCCGGTGCCTGTCTCTACAGAAGAGAAGCCCTTGAAGACGTCGAGGTCGACGCTGAATACTTTGATGAGGATTTCTTTGCATACTATGAGGACTTTGATCTGGCACTCAGACTCAGAAGCGCAGGATGGGATTCCCTTTATGCACCCGATGCCACTGTATACCACTACAAGGGGGGTACCAATCCCTTTATAAGTGACTTCACGGTTTACCACAACTGGAGAAATTATACCTGGACCTTCATTAAGAACATGCCAGCTGATCTGCTTTTAATGTGTCTCCCCCTCTTTGTTCTCACAGAAATTATTCAGGTACTTCTGAACATAAAGAGGGGGAAACTCATAATCCTTAGGGCAAAATATGATGCCTACAGGGGGCTGGGAAGGGTTATTCGTAAAAGGAGGGCTTTGAAGAGGGTACCTGAATCAGAAATTAAGGAGTACCTTACAATGAGATGGTCAGTTAAGGTACCCTCCCCTCAGGAAGATTGA
- a CDS encoding MnmC family methyltransferase, whose protein sequence is MALTPRGDVLRTVMDYLEIESRDSVDRRRDLWRSISDKFIRTADGSYTLKSEAGEAMHTRVGALTEAIEKFVKPTVSGIKDDLRVLDLCSGLGYNTAALLEFTDASSVTVDMVEISAGTMATALIVPSPNPAHKIVKGAYEDFLLSEGLLSLRTSPPAPSGIELRVHCGDARAVVPLLEREYYDAIFLDAFSPRVAPELYTVEFISLLAGVLKKRGVLATYTSAAPMRAALIEAGFHVGQGPVFGRKSGGTLASMDPRMVRKPLDWRDERMIALSDAGIPYRDPELSADALEIMGRRRVERMSARGVTRISSAVKTPLYLGSEQVEGRTGRRVRRNLSRIGIDDPSGPEALYIICPQMDECICGCGEDRPASSRDRVISMRRRLMDLVNLRHLADKAG, encoded by the coding sequence ATGGCTCTCACACCAAGAGGGGACGTCCTCAGGACAGTCATGGATTACCTTGAGATAGAGTCCAGGGATTCTGTGGACAGAAGGAGGGACCTGTGGAGGTCAATCTCGGATAAATTCATAAGGACGGCTGATGGATCCTACACCCTGAAATCTGAGGCCGGAGAGGCGATGCACACCCGGGTGGGGGCCCTAACAGAGGCCATTGAGAAATTTGTAAAACCCACGGTTTCAGGGATCAAAGACGATTTAAGGGTCCTGGACCTCTGCTCAGGTCTGGGATACAATACCGCAGCCCTCCTGGAGTTCACAGACGCATCCAGTGTAACGGTTGATATGGTGGAGATCTCAGCAGGGACCATGGCCACCGCCCTCATTGTACCATCCCCGAATCCAGCCCATAAAATCGTTAAGGGGGCTTATGAGGACTTTCTGTTATCTGAGGGATTACTGTCCCTCAGGACCTCACCTCCAGCACCCTCAGGCATCGAGCTGAGGGTCCACTGTGGGGATGCAAGGGCAGTGGTACCCCTTCTTGAGAGGGAATACTATGACGCCATATTTCTGGACGCATTCAGTCCAAGGGTGGCCCCTGAACTCTACACTGTCGAATTCATCTCACTCCTCGCAGGGGTGCTGAAGAAGAGGGGCGTACTTGCGACATACACCTCCGCAGCCCCCATGAGGGCAGCCCTCATCGAAGCAGGATTCCATGTGGGCCAGGGACCTGTGTTCGGGAGAAAATCAGGGGGAACACTGGCCTCCATGGACCCCCGGATGGTCAGAAAGCCCCTTGACTGGAGGGATGAACGCATGATAGCCCTCAGTGATGCAGGGATACCCTACAGGGACCCTGAATTATCTGCAGATGCCCTGGAAATAATGGGGAGACGGAGGGTCGAGAGGATGTCTGCGAGGGGCGTTACAAGGATATCATCAGCGGTTAAAACCCCACTCTACCTTGGTTCAGAGCAGGTAGAGGGGAGAACCGGGAGGCGCGTCCGGAGAAACCTCAGCAGAATAGGTATAGATGACCCTTCAGGTCCGGAGGCGCTATACATAATCTGCCCCCAGATGGATGAATGCATATGTGGCTGTGGGGAGGATAGACCAGCCAGCTCAAGGGATAGGGTCATATCCATGAGGAGGAGGCTGATGGACCTGGTTAACCTGCGACACCTTGCTGATAAAGCAGGTTAG
- the purC gene encoding phosphoribosylaminoimidazolesuccinocarboxamide synthase, which translates to MDVKIDGPLYSGKAKDVLLTDDPEIVAVRFRDDITAGDGEKKDTLEMKGYYNSVISAKIFEVLEEAGVPTQYLELREPGCILARKLEMIPIEVITRNIAAGSIVRRFPFTEGQEFVPPLIQMDYKSDEHGDPMLNDDIILALGIATRDELEEIRRITLHINSVLRDFLKSRGLILPDFKLEFGRDSSGRIRLGDEVSPDTCRLWDMETGEPLDKDIFRRGEEGVVGAYRRVARMILDDEDIERWNVEL; encoded by the coding sequence ATGGATGTGAAGATAGACGGTCCACTGTACAGTGGTAAGGCAAAGGATGTTCTCCTTACAGATGACCCTGAAATCGTTGCCGTTAGGTTCAGGGACGATATAACCGCAGGTGACGGTGAAAAGAAGGACACCCTTGAGATGAAGGGCTACTACAACTCTGTGATCTCAGCAAAGATATTCGAGGTTCTCGAGGAGGCTGGGGTACCGACCCAGTACCTTGAACTTAGGGAACCCGGATGCATCCTTGCAAGGAAACTTGAGATGATACCCATAGAGGTCATAACCCGGAATATAGCAGCGGGGAGCATCGTGAGGAGGTTTCCCTTCACTGAGGGCCAGGAATTCGTACCGCCCCTCATACAGATGGACTACAAGAGTGATGAGCACGGGGACCCCATGCTGAACGATGACATAATCCTCGCACTGGGGATCGCCACCAGGGATGAACTGGAGGAGATAAGGAGGATCACCCTCCACATAAACAGTGTCCTCAGGGACTTCCTGAAGTCAAGGGGACTTATCCTGCCCGACTTCAAACTAGAATTCGGAAGGGACTCCAGTGGCAGGATAAGACTCGGCGACGAGGTTAGCCCAGACACCTGCCGCCTCTGGGACATGGAGACCGGAGAGCCCCTGGACAAGGACATATTCCGCCGTGGAGAGGAGGGTGTTGTTGGCGCCTACAGAAGGGTGGCCAGGATGATACTTGATGATGAGGACATCGAAAGGTGGAATGTTGAACTCTGA
- the glmS gene encoding glutamine--fructose-6-phosphate transaminase (isomerizing) — MCGIVACILKDGSAAPVLLECVRRLEYRGYDSVGIATSDPMIRIKKDSGKIDEVDAELDLADLPGTMGIAHVRWATHGLPTAENAHPHTDCSGEIAVVHNGIIENYLEVKEELESEGHIFRSETDTEVIPHLIEKYMDEGMDLEAATATALRKLRGAYAIAAVSSREPGRIVGARKESPLIVGVGEGEYFLASDVPAILNHTSRVIYLDDGEMVILDGDLRVTDMEGNTVEKEVHSIDWSADMAEKGGYDHFMLKEIHEEPSAVRDTLTEWDEVLGVVEEIGEVERICFVACGTSYHASLVGKYLFESLLGIPTDVILASEFRYSAGALNDRTLAIFISQSGETADTLNALRAANSRAKTLAIVNVLGSSATREAQHVLYTRAGPEIGVAATKTYVSQLTVIYMLVAAMGAPELMDRLERVPEFMERALEDEDGIKELAATCSDVSDFFFIGRGFAYPTALEGALKLKEITYIHGEGYAAGELKHGPLALIDNGVPVVAISPPGPCHDKTLSNVEEVRARGARVIGVGSISDESLRKEADDFIGLDPEVDDVISPLVYIVPLQLLSYHVSVERGLDPDKPKNLAKCVTVE, encoded by the coding sequence ATGTGTGGCATTGTGGCTTGTATACTTAAGGATGGGAGTGCAGCCCCGGTTCTCCTGGAATGCGTCAGGAGACTGGAGTACAGGGGCTATGACTCCGTTGGTATTGCAACATCAGACCCCATGATAAGGATAAAGAAGGACAGCGGCAAAATCGACGAGGTGGACGCGGAACTTGACCTTGCAGATCTACCAGGCACTATGGGGATAGCCCATGTTAGGTGGGCAACCCATGGTCTCCCCACAGCTGAGAATGCCCACCCACACACCGACTGCAGTGGCGAGATAGCAGTTGTACACAACGGGATAATAGAGAACTACCTTGAGGTTAAGGAGGAACTTGAATCTGAGGGCCACATATTCAGGTCCGAGACAGACACCGAGGTCATACCACACCTCATAGAGAAGTACATGGATGAGGGAATGGACCTTGAAGCCGCAACAGCCACAGCACTCAGGAAGCTCAGGGGGGCATATGCGATTGCAGCGGTATCCTCCAGGGAGCCGGGAAGGATCGTGGGGGCGAGAAAGGAGAGCCCCCTCATAGTCGGTGTCGGTGAAGGTGAATACTTCCTGGCCTCAGATGTGCCAGCCATCCTCAACCACACCAGCAGGGTGATATACCTCGATGACGGTGAGATGGTCATACTTGATGGGGATCTGAGGGTCACCGACATGGAGGGCAACACTGTTGAGAAGGAGGTCCATTCAATCGACTGGTCCGCTGACATGGCAGAGAAGGGCGGCTACGACCACTTCATGCTTAAGGAGATACATGAGGAACCCTCAGCGGTGAGGGACACCCTCACAGAGTGGGATGAGGTGCTTGGAGTGGTTGAGGAGATAGGCGAGGTTGAAAGGATCTGCTTCGTTGCCTGCGGAACATCCTACCACGCATCACTTGTTGGAAAGTACCTCTTTGAGAGCCTCCTGGGCATACCAACCGATGTGATCCTTGCAAGCGAGTTCAGATACTCAGCAGGGGCCCTGAATGACAGGACACTGGCGATATTCATAAGCCAGTCAGGTGAAACAGCGGATACCCTGAACGCCCTCCGCGCAGCCAATTCAAGGGCGAAGACCCTGGCAATAGTCAATGTACTTGGGAGCTCGGCAACAAGGGAGGCCCAGCATGTTCTATACACAAGGGCAGGACCCGAGATAGGTGTGGCTGCAACCAAGACCTATGTGAGTCAGCTAACAGTTATATACATGCTCGTGGCTGCAATGGGCGCACCCGAGCTCATGGATAGACTTGAAAGGGTTCCTGAGTTCATGGAGAGGGCCCTTGAGGATGAGGATGGCATCAAGGAACTTGCAGCCACCTGCAGTGACGTGAGTGACTTCTTCTTCATAGGCCGAGGATTTGCTTATCCAACGGCCCTTGAGGGTGCCCTGAAGCTCAAGGAGATAACCTACATACACGGTGAGGGCTACGCAGCAGGGGAACTCAAGCACGGACCCCTGGCCCTGATAGATAATGGGGTGCCGGTCGTTGCGATTTCACCGCCAGGTCCGTGCCATGATAAGACCCTGAGCAACGTTGAGGAGGTCAGGGCAAGGGGTGCAAGGGTCATAGGGGTTGGCAGTATTTCAGACGAATCCCTCAGGAAGGAGGCTGATGACTTCATAGGCCTTGACCCTGAGGTGGATGATGTCATATCACCCCTGGTCTACATCGTTCCCCTCCAGCTCCTCTCCTACCATGTGAGTGTGGAACGTGGACTGGACCCTGACAAGCCAAAGAACCTTGCAAAGTGTGTGACCGTTGAGTGA
- the purQ gene encoding phosphoribosylformylglycinamidine synthase subunit PurQ produces the protein MRVGVIRFPGSNCDRDVHHVLELAGAEPEYVWWNQRNLDHLDAVVIPGGFSYGDYLRAGAIAAITPVMDAVRELVREEKPVLGICNGAQILAEVGLVPGVFTVNEHPKFNCQWTELRVKTTRTPFTGLFKKDEVIRMPVAHAEGRYYHDNISEVWENDQVVLQFHGENPNGSLDGITGVCDESGLVCAVMPHPERASEEILGSVDGFKFFRGILKFRG, from the coding sequence ATGAGGGTGGGAGTTATAAGGTTTCCGGGATCCAACTGTGACCGTGACGTCCACCATGTCCTTGAACTGGCAGGGGCGGAACCTGAGTATGTCTGGTGGAACCAGCGCAACCTTGATCACCTCGACGCCGTCGTGATCCCGGGGGGTTTCTCCTACGGGGACTACCTCCGTGCAGGTGCAATCGCAGCCATAACCCCTGTCATGGACGCTGTCAGGGAACTTGTGAGGGAGGAAAAACCTGTACTTGGCATATGCAATGGCGCCCAGATACTGGCAGAGGTTGGGCTTGTGCCAGGGGTCTTCACCGTAAACGAGCACCCAAAATTCAACTGCCAGTGGACCGAACTCAGGGTTAAAACAACCAGGACGCCATTCACAGGTCTCTTCAAGAAGGACGAGGTTATAAGGATGCCTGTGGCACATGCCGAGGGCAGGTACTACCACGACAATATCAGTGAGGTATGGGAAAACGATCAGGTCGTCCTCCAGTTCCATGGGGAAAACCCCAACGGTTCACTGGACGGTATAACCGGGGTCTGCGATGAATCAGGCCTTGTATGCGCAGTGATGCCCCACCCTGAGAGGGCATCCGAGGAGATACTGGGATCCGTGGATGGCTTCAAATTCTTCAGGGGCATCCTGAAGTTTAGAGGGTGA
- a CDS encoding glycosyltransferase family 4 protein, translated as MRILIVSDFFVPHYNGGGERRYFEIARRLVERGHVVDVISMGIHGVGEYEEVSGVRVHHLGPRIRKPPLRGPLDFIRFMAAAFRWVMTHDYDIIDAQTYAPLLPAFLASRIHGTPMVATIHDVSSAHGDQWLQSSKTATILERVLMRLPYDGVITVSRSTASALTELHGRNPDGIHIIPNGVDPELIDSVTPATGNYIIFVGRLAPHKHVDHLIEVFSKLVIDFPDLRLEIIGDGVERARLKAMVDECGIRDSVTFHHNLSYPEVISRIRGARVLVLPSTREGFGMVLAEAGACGVPAVAYRSGGVVEVIDDGENGFLVEPCDKEALHDKIKLLISDDELRDRMGSQGRKKVEEEFIWDRVVDEVERTYSFIIARKNTP; from the coding sequence ATGAGAATACTGATAGTCTCAGATTTCTTTGTACCGCATTACAATGGAGGAGGGGAGAGGAGATACTTTGAAATTGCCAGGAGACTCGTTGAGAGGGGTCATGTTGTTGATGTGATATCAATGGGGATCCATGGAGTCGGTGAGTATGAAGAGGTCAGCGGTGTAAGGGTGCACCACCTGGGCCCCAGAATAAGGAAACCTCCTCTCAGGGGACCCCTGGATTTCATCAGGTTCATGGCGGCGGCCTTCAGGTGGGTGATGACCCATGACTATGACATCATTGACGCCCAGACGTACGCTCCACTCCTCCCAGCATTCCTTGCCTCCCGGATTCATGGAACACCAATGGTTGCAACCATCCATGATGTGAGTTCCGCCCATGGGGACCAGTGGCTGCAGTCCTCAAAAACAGCCACAATCCTTGAGAGGGTCCTCATGAGGCTCCCCTATGATGGTGTGATCACCGTTAGCCGCAGCACGGCCTCAGCACTCACAGAACTGCATGGGAGGAATCCCGATGGCATCCACATCATCCCCAACGGCGTTGACCCTGAACTCATCGATTCTGTCACCCCGGCGACCGGGAACTACATAATATTCGTTGGACGCCTCGCCCCCCATAAACATGTGGATCACCTCATAGAGGTCTTCAGTAAACTCGTCATAGACTTTCCTGACCTCAGACTCGAAATAATAGGTGATGGTGTGGAGAGGGCCAGACTGAAAGCCATGGTCGATGAGTGCGGCATCAGGGACTCGGTCACATTCCACCATAACCTGAGCTACCCTGAGGTCATATCCAGGATCAGGGGGGCCAGGGTGCTTGTCCTTCCATCCACCAGGGAGGGCTTCGGGATGGTTCTTGCTGAAGCAGGTGCCTGTGGTGTGCCTGCTGTGGCCTACAGGTCCGGTGGAGTTGTTGAGGTCATAGATGACGGTGAAAACGGTTTCCTGGTTGAACCCTGTGACAAGGAGGCCCTCCATGATAAAATAAAACTTTTAATCTCTGATGATGAACTGAGGGACAGGATGGGATCTCAGGGCCGTAAGAAGGTTGAAGAAGAATTCATATGGGATAGGGTTGTTGATGAAGTCGAAAGGACCTACAGTTTCATAATAGCCCGGAAAAATACACCATAA
- a CDS encoding PAS domain S-box protein, whose translation MNPMAIISITAFVVALVSGVYIFVKNPESRFNRALLLFSALIAYLSLTDFGLYISESYMMADFWVRMGFLWPIVVPVILHMVLLFTGRRPTMPLLAVIYAPAVVIAALELTTDLITAGPTMTSWGWTFSAAENSLPYQISNIWGFIIASVAIILVALHWRSSRGSDRTQAHYLLTGLILPVLAGVLTDLVLPAAGMAVPSLTDPSAALGVSIIAYGVMRFRLPILSPLNAAMDIVRNMNTFLIITDLGLNIHYVNPATERLTGRRAAEFSGRKVTEVLKFDELSTGSIMESRLRGKDEWIPVIVSAGHVHGSGGEHLGLLFTGSDMRPILEMEEKLRRREDRLVLLTEHMADGLGEFDRDFNFRYLSPSVKKITGYDHEMLTGMSALDFMDYLHPDDTEEVKKLILTRGEGHRATFRIRRPDGNYRWVEYVDRPIRTDGDIEGYVFGLRDIHEHKLAEEALIVSKEKFRELFRNMRSGIIAVESDGKGFRVKSMNPAAERMEGVSCAAIQGMDLQEALPEIWNSPIRRALQEIRETGEAIHCPEVECGEGWFDVHLHQLSTGEVVIICTDITLRKQYEDELRASLREKEALLREVHHRVKNNFQVISSLINLQLDDAEDPAPLRDLQSRIQSMALVHELLYESEDLTSIDMGRYIERLTSSIVNSHHNGEIEVEVAVGDITLPLETAIPLGLIINELVTNSFKHAFTSGGMISVELEEHGGEFTLTITDNGVGLPPDFIIEDSDSLGLRLVAGLVDQIDGTLEVSGEDGTRFRLTFGVVPYRRRV comes from the coding sequence ATGAATCCAATGGCCATCATATCCATCACAGCCTTCGTGGTGGCCCTTGTATCGGGTGTGTACATATTCGTCAAGAACCCTGAAAGCCGCTTTAACAGGGCACTCCTCCTTTTCTCAGCACTGATAGCCTACCTTTCACTCACAGATTTCGGCCTTTACATTTCAGAGTCCTACATGATGGCCGACTTCTGGGTAAGGATGGGATTCCTCTGGCCCATTGTGGTCCCGGTCATACTGCACATGGTCCTGCTCTTCACGGGTAGAAGACCAACCATGCCACTCCTTGCAGTTATCTACGCACCTGCAGTGGTCATAGCGGCCCTTGAACTAACAACGGATCTTATAACCGCGGGGCCCACCATGACTTCATGGGGCTGGACCTTCAGTGCCGCGGAGAATTCGCTTCCCTACCAGATCTCAAATATCTGGGGATTCATCATAGCATCAGTCGCCATCATACTTGTGGCCCTGCACTGGAGGTCATCCCGGGGTTCAGATCGGACGCAGGCCCACTACCTCCTCACAGGCCTCATCTTACCTGTCCTGGCGGGCGTCCTGACGGATCTCGTCCTCCCGGCAGCTGGCATGGCTGTACCTTCACTCACAGATCCTTCAGCCGCACTCGGGGTTTCCATCATAGCCTATGGTGTTATGAGGTTCCGTTTACCAATCCTGAGCCCCTTAAACGCTGCCATGGATATTGTGAGGAACATGAACACCTTCCTTATAATCACAGATCTTGGGCTGAATATACACTACGTCAACCCAGCAACTGAGAGGCTAACCGGTCGTCGGGCAGCGGAATTCTCAGGCAGGAAGGTGACTGAGGTCCTTAAATTCGATGAACTCAGCACCGGCTCCATCATGGAGTCCCGGCTCAGAGGTAAGGATGAATGGATCCCGGTCATCGTATCGGCGGGTCATGTGCATGGCTCAGGGGGTGAACATCTGGGCCTGCTCTTCACGGGTTCAGATATGCGGCCCATCCTGGAGATGGAGGAAAAGCTGAGGAGGAGGGAGGATCGTCTTGTGCTCCTGACAGAACACATGGCTGATGGTCTTGGAGAATTTGACAGGGACTTCAACTTCAGATACCTCAGCCCATCGGTGAAGAAGATAACAGGCTACGATCATGAAATGCTCACCGGCATGTCAGCCCTTGACTTCATGGACTACCTGCACCCCGATGACACGGAGGAGGTTAAGAAACTCATACTGACCCGGGGGGAAGGCCACAGGGCAACCTTCAGGATAAGAAGGCCCGATGGGAACTACAGGTGGGTGGAATACGTTGACAGACCAATCAGGACTGATGGTGATATCGAGGGCTACGTGTTCGGTTTGAGGGATATACATGAACATAAACTGGCAGAGGAGGCCCTGATCGTCAGCAAGGAGAAATTCAGGGAACTCTTCAGGAACATGAGGAGCGGCATAATTGCTGTTGAATCTGATGGAAAGGGATTCCGGGTTAAATCCATGAACCCGGCAGCCGAGAGGATGGAGGGCGTCTCCTGCGCCGCCATCCAGGGTATGGATCTTCAGGAGGCACTCCCTGAGATCTGGAACTCCCCCATCAGGAGGGCCCTCCAGGAGATCAGGGAGACCGGTGAGGCCATCCATTGTCCGGAGGTTGAATGTGGGGAGGGATGGTTTGATGTGCACCTCCACCAGCTATCAACCGGGGAGGTGGTCATCATCTGCACCGACATAACCCTCAGGAAGCAGTATGAGGATGAACTCAGAGCATCGCTCAGGGAGAAGGAGGCCCTCCTCAGGGAGGTGCACCACAGGGTCAAGAACAACTTCCAGGTAATATCCAGTCTCATAAATCTTCAGCTCGATGATGCTGAGGATCCAGCGCCCCTCAGGGACCTTCAGAGCAGGATCCAGTCCATGGCCCTCGTCCATGAACTGCTCTATGAGTCAGAGGATCTCACAAGCATTGACATGGGGCGCTACATAGAGAGGCTCACCTCCTCCATAGTTAACAGCCACCATAACGGGGAAATAGAAGTTGAGGTGGCGGTGGGTGACATAACACTTCCCCTTGAAACAGCCATCCCCCTGGGTCTCATCATCAACGAACTCGTCACCAACTCCTTCAAGCATGCCTTCACGTCCGGTGGAATGATAAGCGTAGAACTGGAGGAACATGGCGGTGAATTCACACTCACCATCACAGATAATGGTGTGGGTCTTCCCCCTGATTTTATAATTGAAGATTCGGATTCCCTGGGCCTCAGGCTGGTGGCGGGCCTTGTGGATCAGATTGACGGGACCCTCGAGGTTTCCGGGGAGGATGGGACCAGGTTCAGGTTAACCTTTGGAGTTGTTCCTTACCGTCGGAGGGTCTGA
- the purS gene encoding phosphoribosylformylglycinamidine synthase subunit PurS, whose product MKFMVEVRIRLKKGMLNPEAATIERALALLGYEVEDTDTTDVITFTMDEDSLEAVEREVEDMCQRLLCNPVIHDYDVSINEMEG is encoded by the coding sequence ATGAAGTTTATGGTCGAGGTCAGAATAAGGCTAAAGAAGGGCATGCTGAACCCTGAGGCAGCCACAATTGAGAGGGCACTGGCTCTCCTTGGATATGAGGTTGAGGACACCGATACAACTGATGTTATAACCTTCACCATGGATGAGGACAGTCTTGAGGCCGTTGAGAGGGAGGTTGAGGACATGTGTCAGCGCCTCCTCTGCAACCCGGTCATCCATGACTATGATGTCAGTATAAACGAGATGGAAGGCTGA